A stretch of DNA from Streptomyces gobiensis:
TCTGGAAGGAGCTGCCGATCCTGGTCGGTATCGCGCTGATCCTGGCGTTGCTGATCAAGACCTTCCTGGTGCAGGCCTTCTCGATCCCCTCCGACTCGATGCAGAACACCCTGCAGCGGGGCGACCGGGTGCTGGTGGACAAGCTGACACCGTGGTTCGGCTCAAAGCCGGAGCGCGGTGAGGTCATCGTGTTCCACGATCCGGGCGGCTGGCTGGATAACACCGTGGTGTCGGAGAACTTCCTGCAGAAGGGCCTCAGCTTTATCGGACTGATGCCCTCGGCCAATGAGAAGGACCTGATCAAGCGAGTCATCGCGGTCGGCGGTGACACCGTGGAGTGCGCGGAGGGCGGACAGGTCAAGGTCAACGGCAAGGCGCTGGATGAGTCTTCTTATCTCTATCCGGGCAACACTCCCTGCAACGACCGGCCGTTCGGCCCGCTTGAGGTGCCGGAGGGACGGCTGTGGGTGCTGGGCGATCACCGCCAGGACTCGCTGGACTCCCGCTTCCACCAGGACGGGCCGGGTGGCGGCACGGTGGCCGAGAGCGAGGTCGTGGGACGCGCGATCGTGGTGGCCTGGCCGGTGAACCGCTGGAGCACCCTGCCGGTGCCGGAGACCTTCGACCAGAAGCTGGCTGGGGCGGCGCCTGCGGCGCTGGGCCTCGCCGGTGCGTTTCTGTTTGTGCGCCTGAACCGGCGCGGCTCTCGCAGAGCTGGTTGACCGCCGCTGGGGGCTCAACTGATGGGTGCCGTGGCGTAGGGTGCCGCCAGACGTCGGTAACCCGGGGAGCGCCAAGTGAGCGGAGCTGCACGTACGGTTAAGGGTCACGGTCGGCTGGGGAACACGCTTTCCTCGCTGGCCGTGGCCCTCGGCTGTGTGCTCTTCCTGGGCGGGTTCATCTGGGGAGCGGTGCAGTACCAGCCGTATACGGTCCCCACCGACTCCATGGCGCCCACCGTCGCCGCCGGGGACCGGGTGCTGGCACAGCGGATCGACGGCGATGTGGTGCGGCGCGGTGATGTCGTTGTCTTCGAGGATCCGCTCTGGGGCGATCTGCCGATGGTCAAGCGGGTCGTCGGGGTCGGCGGCGACAAGGTGGCCTGCTGTGACAAGCGGGGGCTGCTGACGGTCAATGGCGAGCCGGTCAAGGAGCCGTATGTGGACGGTGAGGGCCCGGCGTCGGCCACCGGCTTCACGGCGACGGTGGCCAGGGGGAAGCTCTTCCTGCTCGGTGACCACCGGCGGGACTCCCTCGACTCCCGGGACCGTCTGACCGACGGTGAACAGGGCGCGGTCCCCCGGGAGGCCGTGCGCGCCCGGATAGACGCCACGGCCTGGCCACTGGACGGCGTCGGGATGCTGGGGCGTCCACAGGCCTTCGCCGGGCTGCCAGGCGGGGTCTCGGAGCCCGGCCCCCTGCGGCCGATCCTGCTCGCCATCGGAGTGGGCGCGGTTCTGGTGCTGGGGGGCGCCGCATACGGGCCGATCGCGCGGCGTGGCGGACGGGGGCACCGGCGCTGACGCACAATGGGGGAACGCACGGCTGAAGGGGAACACGCCATGAGCGCCGAGGACCTCGAGAAGTACGAGACCGAGATGGAGCTGAAGCTCTACCGGGAGTACCGGGATGTCGTCGGGCTGTTCAAGTATGTGATCGAGACTGAGCGACGTTTCTACCTCACAAATGACTACGAGATGCAGGTGCACTCGGTGCAGGGCGAGGTCTTCTTCGAGGTCTCGATGGCGGATGCCTGGGTGTGGGATATGTATCGGCCTGCCCGTTTCGTCAAGCAAGTGCGAGTGCTGACGTTCAAGGATGTGAACATCGAGGAGCTCAATAAGAGTGACCTCAACCTTCCGGAAGACTCCGGCTTCAGCGGCTAGCACAGACCCGGCTGTACCGATTCCCGGCTCCTCCCCCAGACTTCGTCCGGGGGGGACCCCAGCGCGGCGGGCTCCGCCCCGGGCCTCGGGGTGGCTGGTGCGGGCCGGTGGCGCCCACCCCGCAGCGGGGCGCCCTGCGCCCTCGCGGGGGCAGAGTTGTCCACAACCGGGGAGTAATCCCCGGATTCTCCCCAAGATCCACTTCCTGGCTCCGCAGCCGACAGAGTGCGCGGTGGAGGTGGGGGCAGATGAACGACCGAGGAGCCCTGGGCCGGTACGGCGAGGATCTGGCAGCCCGACGGCTGCGGGAAACGGGTATGGCCATCCTGGAGCGCAACTGGCGATGTCAGACCGGGGAGATCGACATCATCGCCCGGCATGTCGACACGCTGGTCATCTGTGAGGTGAAGACGCGCCGGGCGGGCAGCTACGAGCATCCCATGGCCGCCGTCACCCCGCGCAAGGCTGAGCGGCTGCGCAGACTGGCGGCCCGCTGGCTCAGCGAGCGCTGGCTGGTGCGGTACGGCAGACCACCCACCGGCGGAGTACGGATCGACCTGGTGGGGGTGGTGCTCCCGCAGCGGGGCGCACCGGTCGTGGAGCACGCCCAGGGGGTGGCCTGAGATGGCGTTCGCCCGGACCTGCTCGGTCGCGCTGGTCGGTGTGGAAGGGGTGCTGGTCGAGGTCCAAGCCGATCTGGAGCCCGGGGTGGCGACCTTCACGCTGGTCGGGCTGCCCGACAAGTCCCTGGTGGAGAGCCGCGACCGAGTGCGGGCCGCTGTCGTCAACTCGGGGGCCGAGTGGCCGCAGAAGAAGCTCACCGTCGGGCTCAGCCCGGCCTCGGTGCCCAAAGGCGGCAGCGGCTTCGATCTGGCCGTGGCCTGTGCGGTGCTGGGCGCCGCCGAGCGGATCGACCCCCGCGAGCTGGCGGATGTGATGATGATCGGCGAGCTGGGTCTGGACGGCAGCGTCCGGCCGGTGCGCGGCGTGCTGCCCGCTGTCCTGGCCGCGGCGGACGCGGGCTACCGCCAGGTGGTGGTGCCCGAGCAGACCGTCTCCGAGGCCGCGCTGGTGCCCGATATGGCGGTGCTGGGCGTCCGCAGCCTGCGCCAGCTCATCGCGGTGCTGACCGATGATCCGGTCCCGGAAGAAGAAACGCCGCATACGGACGGCCGCCCCGACCCGCTGCTGGCGGGTCTCGCCGTGCCCGGCGCGGGCCTGGGGGCCGCGGCGCTGGGCGGCGGTCGTTCGGTGGACCTCTCCGAGGTCGCCGGACAGGCAGCGGCGCGCCGGGCCCTGGAGGTGGCGGCCGCCGGGCGGCACCACATCTTCTTCAAGGGCCCGCCCGGCGCGGGCAAGACCATGCTCGCCGAACGCCTTCCCGGTCTGCTGCCGCCGCTCACCCCGAAGGAGTCCCTGGAAGCCACCGCGGTGCACTCGGTGGCCGGAGTGCTGCCACCGGGTCAGCCGCTGGTGGCCCGGCCGCCGTACTGCGCCCCGCACCACTCGGCGAGTATGGCCTCGCTCGTCGGCGGCGGCACCGGCCTGCCCCGGCCAGGGGCGGTGTCCCTGGCCCACCATGGAGTGCTGTTCCTGGACGAGGCCGCCGAATGCAGCGGCCGGGTGCTGGACGCCCTGCGCCAGCCGCTGGAGTCCGGGCAGGTGGTGGTCGCCCGGGCGCAGGGGATGATGCGTATGCCCGCCCGCATCCTGCTGGTACTCGCGGCGAACCCCTGCCCCTGCGGACGTCACGGTATGACCGGTGATGGCTGCGAGTGCAGACCCTCGTCCATCCGGCGCTATCGGGCGCGGCTGTCCGGACCGCTGCTCGACCGCGTCGATCTCCGGGTCACCGTGGAGCCGGTCGCCCGCTCCGAGCTGCTTGCGGCAGACCAGGCGGCGGAGTCCACCGCCACCGTGGCCGCACGGGTTCTCGCAGCCAGGGAACGGGCCGCCGCGCGGTTCGCGGATACGCCCTGGCTGACCAACAGCGAGGTGCCCGGCTATGAGCTGCGTACCCGCTGGAAAGTCGCACCGGGTGCGCTGCGGCGGGCCGAAGGCGATATGGAGCGGGGCCTGCTCTCCGCGCGCGGTCTGGACCGGGTGCTCCGAGTCGCCTGGACCGTCGCCGACCTCGCCGGGCGTGACCGGCCCGGCGCCGAGGACGTCGACTGGGCCCTGGAGCTCCGCACGGGCATCAGCCGCGGTGCGCCGCTGGCCGGGTTCGCCGGGTGAATGGCGACGAGGAGCGGCTGGCGCGGGCGGCGCTGACCCGGATCGGGGAGCCGGGGGATGAGCTGGTGGGACGGTGGCTGACGGAGTACGGGCCGGTGGAGACCGTACAGGCGCTCGGTGGGGAACAGCCGCTGGAAGGGGCGAGCCAGGAGCGCTGGGCCGGTCTGCGGCTACGGGCCCGGGGCGCCCGGCCTGAGGCGGACCTGGCCGCGATCGGAGCGCTCGGCGGGCGGTTCGTCTGCCCCGGCGACCGCGAATGGCCTTGTCAACTCGATGACCTCGGTGACACCCGCCCCATTGGGCTATGGGTGCGCGGCAGACCCTCGCTGCGCTTCTGGGCGCTGCGGTCGGTCGCCGTTGTCGGGGCCAGGGCCTGTACCGACTATGGCGCCCACCTCGCCTCCGTTCTCGGCGCTGGGCTGGCCGAGCGCGGCTGGACGGTGGTCTCCGGGGCGGCCTATGGCGTGGACGGTGCCGCGCACCGGGGCGCGCTCGCCGTTGATGGCGCGACCGTCGGAGTGCTGGCCTGTGGTGTGGATGTGGCCTATCCGCCCGGCAACCGCGCACTGATCGGCCGGATCGCGGAACAGGGTCTGCTGGCGGCGGAGTTGCCGCCCGGTGACCACCCCACCCGCAGCCGGTTTGTGCTCCGTAACCGGGTGATCGCGGCGCTCACCCGGGGCACGGTGGTCGTGGAGGCCCAGCTGCGCAGCGGCTCGCTGGTCACCGCGCGGCGGGCGGCTCAGCTGGACCGGTACGTCATGGGGGTGCCGGGTCCGGTGACTTCCGGGCTCTCGGCCGGGGTGCATCAACTGCTCCGCGGCGAGGGGGAGGTGGTCACCGACGCCGCGGAGGTGATCGAACTGGTCGGCGACATCGGGGAGCTGGCCCCGGAGCGGAGCGGCCCCGTCGTACCGCGAGATCTCCTCCACCCGGCCGCCGTGCGGGTGTTGGAGGCGCTGCCAGCCCGTGCCGCGGTCACCGTCGGCTGGGTGGCACACGCGGCTGGTACGGCCAGCGATATCGCCTACACCAGGCTTCAGGAGCTGAGATCGCTCGGCTTTGTCGAACGTACGGGTGAACACTGGAAGTTGACCCACCCGGACGGTCGACACCCCAACAGGTGATGAAGCGGTCCTTGACCTGCTACGACCGAGTGAAAGGGTGAGGGGCATGCTCCCCGAATCGCAGCTTCCGCCGACATGTGCGGGACCGCCAGAGGCGCCGTGTACCACCAGGGTGCGGACCGAGGAACGTATCTGCGCATGCCAGATCGAACGATCGTCGCGCAATGCGACCCCTCGGTCACGCTACGCTCGCAAGGTTCTTCCCTCCTGACCGATGTACCGACCACGGCAGAACGGCTCTAGGTGACGAATGCCCCACCACATGTCCGGGTCCCAACGCACGGCCACAGCGGTGCCGCCCGCGGCCGACGCGGCTGCGCGCCCCGCCGCCCCCAGTTCGCTGGAAGAGCTGTGGCGGTTGTACAAGGACACGGGTGACGAGCGGCTGCGGGAGCAGCTGATCCTGCACTACTCACCACTGGTGAAGTACGTGGCCGGACGGGTCAGTGTGGGGCTGCCGCCCAATGTGGAGCAGGCCGACTTTGTCTCCTCGGGAGTCTTCGGGCTCATCGACGCGATCGAGAAGTTCGACCCCGGGCGGTCCATCAAGTTCGAGACCTACGCCATCACCCGCATCCGCGGGGCGATGATCGATGAACTGCGGGCACTGGACTGGATCCCGCGTTCGGTCCGGCAGAAGGCCCGCGCGGTGGAGCGGGCCTACGCCACGCTGGAGGCCTCGCTGCGGCGTACGCCCTCGGAGGCTGAGGTGGCCGCCGAGATGGGCATCCAGCTGGAGGAACTGCACGCTGTCTTCAGTCAGTTGTCGCTGGCCAATGTGGTGGCGCTGGAGGAGCTGCTGCACGTCGGCGGTGAGAGCGGCGACCGGCTGAGCCTGATGGATACGCTGGAGGACACCGCCGCCGAGAACCCGGTCGAGATCGCCGAGGACCGTGAGCTGCGGCGACTGCTGGCCAGGGCGATCAACACACTGCCGGAGCGGGAAAAGACCGTGGTCACCCTCTACTACTACGAGGGCCTTACGCTCGCCGAGATCGGCCAGGTGCTGGGGGTCACAGAGAGCCGGGTGAGCCAGATCCACACCAAGTCCGTGCTGCAATTGCGCGCGAAGCTCGCGGATGTGGGTCGCTGAATCGTCCCTGCCCTCTCTATGGTGGAGACGTGCCCAGGATTCGAGCGGCCTCGGTGGCCGAGCACCGGACGATGCAGCGCGGCGCCCTGCTGGACGCCGCCCGATCCTTGCTGTCCGAGGGCGGTACGGAGGCGCTGACCTTCCCCGCCCTTGCCGAGCGGACCGGGCTGGCTCGGTCTTCTGTCTATGAGTACTTCCGCTCCCGCGCGGCCGTTGTCGAGGAGCTGTGCGCGGTCGATTTCCCCATCTGGGCGGCCGAGGTGGAGGCGGCGATGGAGGCCGCCGATACGCCCGAGGCGAAGATCGAGGCGTATGTACGGCAGCAGCTGGCGCTCGTCGGAGACCGACGGCACCGGGCAGTGGTCGCGATCTCGGCCGGTGAGCTGGATCAGGGCGCCCGGGAGAAGATCCGTGCCGCACACGGTGGGTTGATCGCGATGACCGTCTCCGCACTGGAGACGCTCGGCCATGAGCAGCCCCGCTTGGCGGCGATGCTGCTCCAGGGGATCGTCGACGCCGCAGTCCGCCGCATTGAGCTGGGCGCGGCGGAGGACCCCGAACGGATCACGGAAGCCGCGGTAACGATGGCTCTGCGCGGCGCTTGCGGCTGACGGCACGCGCCCGCTGTCCGGTTCCGGTGCCGCACGCGGCCTGCCACGCAACCGCGCCAGCGAAGCGCGCGGCGCGGTGGAGGCGTCGGTGCGCCCAGGCAGCCACCGCGGCCAGCACCGCCGCCAGAGCGCCTGCGGCGGTCGGCACCGTGACGTCCGCGGTTCCCTCGGCTGGCTTATCCCGGGTAACCGGCGGATGCGCAATGGTGTGGGCCGAGCCCGCTGGCTGCCAGGCGCCCATGCCGCCCTCCGGCTGATCAGTGCCTTCTGTGACCTCTGTGGCCTCTGCGCCAGGGCCTGTGGCCATCGCCTTGCCCTCCCGGGGCAGCGGAATGTCGAAGACCGGGAGCAGGATGGACGGTCCCTGGCGGAGCAGGGTGAGGGGGTCGAGGTAGGTGTCGCCGCGGCGCAAGCCCCAGTGGAGGCAGGAGCTGGGACGGCAGTGCGATGGGCCGGGCTGGAGAGTGGCGACGGGCTGCCCGGCGGTGACCCGGTCGCCGACGGAGACCGTCGGGCTGACCGGTTCGTACGTGGTGCGCAGTGGCGGGTCACCGGTGCCGGAGAGTTCGATGGACAGCACGCCGCGGCCCGCGACCGTGCCCGCGAAAGAGACCCGGCCCGGGGCCACCGCCCGGACCGGCCGCCCCGCCTTTCCCGCGAGGTCCACACCCCGGTGTCCCGCCGCCCAGGGCGCGGGCGGCGGCTCGAAGGCCCGCTCCACCTGGGGGTCCGGTACGGGCCAGATGAGCAGCAGTGCCGCGTACAGTTGTAGCCACATGCACGTAGCGTGACGCGGAGCGCTGTTCCTTGTGGATCTTGTTGAGGATCTGTGGAATACCCGCCGGTTGTGGTTAACCGCGCGTGTCGTCGTCCCTGTCAGGGTCCCGTACACTTCTGGTGGCGACCCGGGTCACCGGGTCGACTTCGCACGCCCCGCCACCCTCCGTGGGTGGCCGCGTATCTCGGTCCTTCGAACCGCCTTTCACCAGGTGTTTCGCAGGCATAACGCGTTGGGGTGTCAGGAGCGGCGGCCGCCCGGCCGACGCTGACAACCGAGTACAACGAGGAGAACGGCCATGGCCGTCGTCACGATGCGGGAGCTGCTGGAGAGCGGCGTCCACTTTGGGCACCAGACCCGCCGCTGGAACCCGAAGATGAAGCGCTTCATTTTCACCGAGCGCAATGGCATCTACATCATTGACCTGCTCCAGTCGCTGTCGTACATCGACCGCGCCTACGAGTTCGTCAAGGAGACCGTCGCGCACGGCGGCTCCGTCATGTTCGTCGGCACCAAGAAGCAGGCCCAGGAGGCCATTGCCGAGCAGGCCACCCGCGTGGGCATGCCCTACGTGAACCAGCGCTGGCTCGGCGGCATGCTGACCAACTTCTCGACGACCGTCTACAAGCGTCTGCAGCGCCTCAAGGAGCTTGAGCAGATCGACTTCGAGGATGTGGCCGCCTCCGGCCTCACCAAGAAGGAGCTCCTTGTCCTCTCCCGCGAGAAGGCCAAGCTGGAGAAGACCCTTGGCGGTATCCGCGAGATGCAGAAGGTGCCCAGCGCCGTCTGGATCGTGGACACCAAGAAGGAGCACATCGCCGTCGGTGAGGCGCGCAAGCTCAACATCCCGGTTGTCGCGATCCTCGACACCAACTGCGACCCGGATGAGGTCGACTACAAGATCCCGGGCAACGATGACGCGATCCGCTCCGTCACCCTGCTCACCCGCGTGATCGCCGACGCCGTCGCCGAGGGCCTGATCGCCCGCTCCGGCGCCGCCGAGGCGAAGGGTGGCGAGAAGGCCGCCGCCGAGCCGCTCCCGGAGTGGGAGCGCGAGCTCCTTGAGGGCGAGGCCCAGAAGGCCGACGCTGCCAAGGCCGAGGCCACTAAGGCTGACGAGGCCGCCAAGGCTGAGGAGGCCCCGGCTGAGGAGCCCAAGGCTGAGGAGCCCAAGGCTGAGGAGCCCAAGGCTGAGGAGCCCAAGGCTGAGGAGCCCAAGGCCGAGGCGCAGCCCGCCGAGGCGGAGAAGCCCGCAGAGCAGGCCTGACGTATCGGACGGTGGGGGCCAGCCGCCCCCACCGCTCCCGGTGGTTATCCGCCAATGCGGACGTCGGAGAAGAGATTCACCGACCGTGACTCCTCCCTCCTCTCAGTGACGAGGGCTTCTCACCCGGCCGCCGTGGCGACCTCATGACGGACAAGCCCTGCCCGGTGCCAACCCTGGGGCAGAGCAGTAGTGCAGAGAAGGAACTTAAGGATGGCGAACTACACCGCCGCTGACGTCAAGAAGCTCCGTGAGCTCACCGGCGCCGGCATGATGGACTGTAAGAAGGCAATCGACGAGGCCGAGGGCAACGTCGACAAGGCCGTTGAGATCCTGCGCGTCAAGGGCCAGAAGGGCGTCGCCAAGCGCGAGTCCCGCACCGCCTCGAACGGTGCCGTCGCGTCGCTCATCGCCGACGACAAGAAGTCCGGCGTGCTGGTTGAGCTCAAGTGCGAAACCGACTTCGTGGCCAAGGGCGACAAGTTCCAGGCCGCCATCGCCACCATCGCCGCGCATATCGCCGCCACCTCCCCGGCCGACATCGGCGCGCTGCTCACCTCCGAGATCGAGGCCGGCAAGACCGTCCAGGCCTTCGTCGACGAGAAGAACGCCGAGCTGGGCGAGAAGATCGTCCTCGACCGTTTCGCGCAGTTCTCCGGCGCCTTCGTCGCCTCCTACCTGCACCGGACCAACCCGGACCTGCCGCCGCAGGTCGGCGTGCTGGTCGAGCTGGACCAGGGGACCGCCTCGGACGAGGAAAAGGCAGCTGTCGCCAAGGACATCGCGCAGCACATCGCCGCGTTCTCGCCGAAGTTCCTCTCCCGTGAGGAGGTCCCGGCCGACACCGTGGAGAGTGAGCGCCGCGTCGCAGAGGCCACCGCGAAGGAGGAGGGCAAGCCGGAGGCCGCTCTGCCCAAGATCGTGGAAGGCCGCGTCAACGGCTTCTTCAAGGAGAACTGCCTCCTGGACCAGCCGTTCGCCAAGGACAACAAGAAGACCGTTCAGAAGGTCCTGGACGAGGCCGGTGTCACGCTGAAGCGCTTCGCCCGCTTCCGCGTCGGCGCCTGACTCGACCCCGACCCCGGTACGCCGTGACATCCACGGCGATTCGGGTCCGGCCCCGTTAGGGTCGGGCATACGGCAGCTGAGACGAGGAGGCCATTGCTACAGGAACCGAGAGGATCCACCGGCAATGGCCTTCTTCGTATGTGCACGAGGAGATCTCCATGAGCAGCATTGACACCGACAAAGACGGCACGCGGCGTCGCTTCCTACTGAAGCTCTCCGGTGAAGCGTTCGCCGGCGGCGGTGGCCTCGGTGTCGACCCCGATGTCGTGCACAAGATCGCCCGGGAGGTCGCCGCGGTCGTACGGGACGGGGCGGAGATCGCCGTCGTCATCGGTGGCGGCAACTTCTTCCGTGGCGCGGAGCTGCAGCAGCGGGGCATGGACCGGGCCCGCTCCGACTACATGGGCATGCTCGGTACGGTGATGAACTGCCTTGCCCTTCAGGACTTCCTGGAGAAAGAGGGCATCGACTCCCGCGTCCAGACCGCCATCACCATGGGCCAGGTCGCGGAGCCGTATATCCCGCTGCGCGCCATCCGGCATCTGGAGAAGGGCCGGGTCGTCATCTTCGGCGCCGGCATGGGCATGCCGTACTTCTCCACCGACACCACCGCCGCCCAGCGCGCTCTGGAGATCCACGCCGAGACCCTGCTGCTGGGCAAGAATGGAGTGGACGGCGTTTACGACTCCGACCCCGCCAGGAACCCCGACGCGGTGAAGTTCGACGCCCTCAGCTACGACGAGGCCATCACCCGGGACCTCAAGGTCGCCGATATGACGGCCATCACCCTGTGCCGTGACAACAAGTTGCCGATCCTTGTCTTCGAGTTGCTCGCCGAGGGCAATATCGCGCGAGCGGTGAAGGGTGAGAAGATCGGCACGCTCGTCAGCATCCAGAGCACGCGCGTCTGACCGCTGCGAGTAAGCAGCGCGTCAGATGGCAACTCCGTGCCGTAGGAAGGGCACGACACGGGGATGGACAACAGCCTGTCGGTCGGACACCGTGCAGGCATCAGGGCAGTACCCGAATTTCCCGCTCATTCATCGAACCAGGAGCACGTGGTGATCGAAGAGACCCTCCTCGAGGCCGAGGAAAAGATGGAGAAGGCGGTCGTCGTCGCCAAGGAGGACTTCGCCGCGATCCGCACCGGCCGTGCGCACCCGGCGATGTTCAACAAGCTTGTGGCGGACTATTACGGGGCGCCGACGCCGATCAATCAGCTGGCTTCATTCTCGGTGCCCGAGCCGCGGATGGCCTTGGTGACCCCGTTCGACAAGAGCGCACTGCGCAATATCGAACAGGCGATCCGTGACTCGGATCTGGGCGTCAACCCGTCGAACGACGGCAACGTCATCCGAGTGGTCTTCCCCGAGCTGACCGAGGACCGGCGCAAGGAGTTCATCAAGGTCGCCAAGAGCAAGGCGGAGGACGCGAAGATCTCGATCCGTAGTGTCCGCCGCAAGGCCAAGGAGGCCATCGACAAGGCGATCAAGGACGGCGAGGTCGGCGAGGACGAGGGCCGCCGCGCCGAGAAAGAGCTCGACGACACCACCGGCAAGCATGTCGCACAGGTGGACGAGCTGCTCAAGCACAAGGAAGCCGAGCTGCTTGAGGTCTGAGGGATCTGAGGGGTCTGAGGTTAAGGCTGCATTTCAGTGAACGACTCACCCTGGGGGGCGACCCCGAGTCCCGGACGCTGGGGTCCTCCCGATCAGGGACCTGCGCCGTTGGCGGGTTCCGGGTACGGCGTCGGCGATCCGGCGCATAGGGCGCATAGGGCGCAAACTGAGCCTATGCCCATCGTGCCCGGTGCCGACGGCGGTGATCAGGAGAACCGCGACGGTCATGACGACGGTCATCGGCTGAACGGCCCGTTCTTCCGGGACGAGCGCCCCGGCCCGCCCGAGCCGCTCGCCCCGCACCCGCCTGCCTCCGGGAAGAAGTCGGCGGGCCGTGATCTGCGCGCAGCCGTGGGGGTCGGTGCCGGTCTGGGCGCCGTCATCCTCGCCTCGCTCTTCCTCCGCAAGGAGATCTTCGTCGGCGTGATAGCGGTCGCCGTCGTGGTGGGCCTGTGGGAGCTGACCACACAGCTCGCCAAGCGCAAGCAGATCCGGGTACCGCTGGTGCCCCTCGCGATCGGCGGCGCGGCGATGGTCATCGCCGGATATGTCCGCGGAGCCGAGGGCGCCTGGGTGGCGATGGCACTCACCACGCTCGCCGTACTGGTCTGGCGGATGACGGAGCCGCCCGAAGACTATCTGCGGGATGTCACCGCGGGGGTCTTCGCCGCCTTCTACGTCCCCTTCCTCGCGACCTTCGTAGCGCTGATGCTCGCCGCGGACGACGGCGCCTGGCGGGTGCTGACCTTTCTGCTGCTGACCGTGGTCAGTGACACCGGTGCGTATGCGGTCGGCTGGAAGTTCGGCAAGCACAAGCTCGCTCCGCGGATCAGCCCCGGCAAGACCCGGGAGGGACT
This window harbors:
- the frr gene encoding ribosome recycling factor, which codes for MIEETLLEAEEKMEKAVVVAKEDFAAIRTGRAHPAMFNKLVADYYGAPTPINQLASFSVPEPRMALVTPFDKSALRNIEQAIRDSDLGVNPSNDGNVIRVVFPELTEDRRKEFIKVAKSKAEDAKISIRSVRRKAKEAIDKAIKDGEVGEDEGRRAEKELDDTTGKHVAQVDELLKHKEAELLEV
- a CDS encoding phosphatidate cytidylyltransferase encodes the protein MNDSPWGATPSPGRWGPPDQGPAPLAGSGYGVGDPAHRAHRAQTEPMPIVPGADGGDQENRDGHDDGHRLNGPFFRDERPGPPEPLAPHPPASGKKSAGRDLRAAVGVGAGLGAVILASLFLRKEIFVGVIAVAVVVGLWELTTQLAKRKQIRVPLVPLAIGGAAMVIAGYVRGAEGAWVAMALTTLAVLVWRMTEPPEDYLRDVTAGVFAAFYVPFLATFVALMLAADDGAWRVLTFLLLTVVSDTGAYAVGWKFGKHKLAPRISPGKTREGLLGAITFSMAAGALCLHFLIDGGTWWQGLLLGLAVAASATLGDLGESMIKRDLGIKDMGSLLPGHGGIMDRLDSLLPTAPVVWLLLVIFVGAG
- the tsf gene encoding translation elongation factor Ts, producing MANYTAADVKKLRELTGAGMMDCKKAIDEAEGNVDKAVEILRVKGQKGVAKRESRTASNGAVASLIADDKKSGVLVELKCETDFVAKGDKFQAAIATIAAHIAATSPADIGALLTSEIEAGKTVQAFVDEKNAELGEKIVLDRFAQFSGAFVASYLHRTNPDLPPQVGVLVELDQGTASDEEKAAVAKDIAQHIAAFSPKFLSREEVPADTVESERRVAEATAKEEGKPEAALPKIVEGRVNGFFKENCLLDQPFAKDNKKTVQKVLDEAGVTLKRFARFRVGA
- the pyrH gene encoding UMP kinase, with amino-acid sequence MSSIDTDKDGTRRRFLLKLSGEAFAGGGGLGVDPDVVHKIAREVAAVVRDGAEIAVVIGGGNFFRGAELQQRGMDRARSDYMGMLGTVMNCLALQDFLEKEGIDSRVQTAITMGQVAEPYIPLRAIRHLEKGRVVIFGAGMGMPYFSTDTTAAQRALEIHAETLLLGKNGVDGVYDSDPARNPDAVKFDALSYDEAITRDLKVADMTAITLCRDNKLPILVFELLAEGNIARAVKGEKIGTLVSIQSTRV